The Plasmodium falciparum 3D7 genome assembly, chromosome: 12 genome contains the following window.
tattaacatTTGGACTtgtattttttgttaaaagTCTATTTTGTTCTTCCAAAAGTTTTCCTTTTACTTGGTATGCACAATTTTCCtcctatacatatatataaaaaaaaaaaaaaaaaaaaaaaaaaaaaaattatttttggCTATTtgtgtaatataaatagctatgtcattatattttagctatatatacatgtataaataaattatattacaaaatatatccatatatatatatatatataaaacatatatatatatatatatatattcatattagtttttattttatttcctttaatttgttatttatacaattctgtattttttacatagtacattatataaatacagtTGGAAAATACaatttatacataaacatgaataatttaaaaaaatcatttttcCTTATTACTTGGGGCATGTAATCTGTTTTCACACGGATATTTTTCCTGAATGTCCCATCACTCCTTTGTGTCCCTTTAATAAACTTTTCTTGGGTTttctcatttattatatatacatcacCCAATGGAGTTACAACTTCTCTAATATaacttttttcattattatcatcattgtcAAATAATGCTCTATAAGTATTTTCTAACTTAAATCCGGTAGATGGCTTCTTTTGcatattttaaaacaaaaatataatttcataaaaatatatatattttacaaattaatataataaaattacgtaatatgagaaaaaaaaaaaaaaaaaaaaaaggatatatatatatatatatatatatatatatatatatatatattataatcatacaatgtttttttttaaaaaggaaaggcaaatttatttattaatattaattttgtttatttattatatataaagatgttttttatattaattaaaaaataataaatcatgGAAACATTAAAAGGATTATGGTATAGTTGGCGTTAGTACAATTATaccatatataattattatataaaaatgataataaattgttttattaagaaaaataataaatttgaacatcaaaaaaaaaaaaaaaaaaaaaaaaaaaaaaaattaataatatgtattaatttatatatccaCATAATActgcatatttatattaaggCTTTTTTGACAAAACAGGAAATTTATATATCTGaaatgttttttcttttgttttttctatatttaatatacctatatatatatatatatatatattatatatatgtaatgatataattaaaaagaaaaaaaaattgatatgATAATACAATTTCACATAATTAATATGAGTATGACT
Protein-coding sequences here:
- a CDS encoding mago-binding protein, putative, producing MQKKPSTGFKLENTYRALFDNDDNNEKSYIREVVTPLGDVYIINEKTQEKFIKGTQRSDGTFRKNIRVKTDYMPQEENCAYQVKGKLLEEQNRLLTKNTSPNVNINVNTNHNTFSHVNINRHVNLNNQQKKIPGWNPINDDQDEKLNSSKKKKKKKKKKPNKEIAEM